attgattttcgttattacataatacaataatacaatTTCGTTATACAATCTGTTTCGTCTTCATCATCTGCGTTACCCTCATCCATAAATAAACAGTCATCTTCTGATCCGTCCAGATTATTTGAAATGctgcattttttgaatgattttctaaCCATCTCAGGCGTAATTTCATCCCATGTTTTTAATATCCATTTGCACACTGTTTCCAAACTTGCATGACGCATATGTCCTCCTTTCATAAAGGTTTTCTCGCCCTCCAACATCCAAGTGTtcgactgtttttttaaattggctttAAATGGTTTGTTTAAGCAGACGTTCAATGGCTGAACTAATGGTGTCAATCCGCCCGGAATAACTGCCACATCGGTGTTATGttctttcaacaattttttgtattatctgtAAGGTGGGACCTAAACATGTCCCACCCACACTAAAAGGCTTTCTGGTTTTCTATTGATACTAGACAAGATATTGCACATGTATAATCCAAATTTTCGTGCGCGTTATACGAagagtatatcttaaaattaaaaaaaagttattagaaattaCGGGCGCGCATTATGCGCCGGAATATACTgtaattaattttcgttttgAAAGTGTGCTAAAAAATGCCGTTGAAGCATTTTAATTAGGGTTGGCAGATAGTTTATAAttatcagtttttgaaaatttaatcataggACAAAACCATTATGGTTGAATACTTTATTGGAAAAACCTCAAATCTAACATTTTGTTGTGgtgttttttattcatgcatTTGTGTTGTGTATAGTGTTTTTGTTAACTGTCATAAAATGTTAGtaccaattttcttacattgaagtaataagatgaaattttttttgtttatttttatttatttatttattttgcaaccTGAGTTCCATtctttttccaatttctttGTCTTATTCAATTCCTTatcttttatacttaatttttttttgtgtgtaccttattttaaatgtattaggAAGCTTAGACTTACGTCCACCAAATATGCAGGACTGTTtgcacagttttttttccagctgGTTTCATTTGCCTTAGTGCTATTCAATGTTCCcagtttctttatttcaatacataTGTAACAAACccttagttttgtttttcatggtttgaattttatattttaaactgtgcCATCTTAATAAGAAATTAGCATTTGGTCAAACACTAGAGGCAGATCAGTAAGAAGAAAGAACATGATGGagacttttaaaaacttctcaatatttatttacacaaatatttatcGAGTTAGAatgatctaaaatattttttttaaaataaaggcaaACTATTTAACAATGTTAGCtttcaaaaaacagaaaaaagtatgaGTTTCTTATTAGCTTTTCCTGATTATGCGAATGAATTTCTTTGTAAAGAGCTTTACGATATAGtaacttatcaaattttaaattattcaaaattaaactaatttaaaatttaaataagggCCTAGTTCTTTGTTATATACATATCTAAGATTAAGGCATataaactgctttttttctgttatattaataaaattgtgaaagaataaagttaaattatttaattactcaaaaactaattttaaaaaaagtgaaatacaGTGCTCATCTTTAGACATCAGAATATGCAACtgcaagaaaattaatattcttttgttaataatttcgtttaaaatagaataatgctataaaaaacataaataataataatttcgactttggtataaaatatcttaaagatAAATGTCTGTCtcaataacattttcatattagaatgtttcttaaatatttctgcaaaattgacaaaataaagtatatattttttatcttgtttgcGAAGTACGCTTGGTGATGATTTTCTGAAACAGTGACAGTAATGGTGActacagtaaattttttttataggtaaTGTATGGTaggtaatgtaaaaaaaattattattcggaaaatattaacatattattttagggaaaaaatatgttttttatactaaatgtaaaagttagctatttttttatctttgacaGAATTTAAGATGGAGCGagagaagaaaatgaaaagaacagGGAATAAGGTGAAACCTCTTCATGATTCAGATTTCATTGCTCTGGGCTCCAAACCTGCTGCACGCCAAGCTGAAGatactaaaattaaatccaAATCCTCTCTGCATTCAACTGCTTCATCCGAAAGGAAAACCGAGGCTTCAACTTCTGCTGCATCTGTGATACCTGCCAAGAAAGCTAAGCTTGCCTCATCTGCTTCTACTTCTCATGTAAAGCGCGTGGGATCTGtcagtaaaaaagaaactatcaaAGGTGATGAATGGGAGAGTATTGCTGTAGAAGTTGAACCTTGTGACCTTGTCAATAAGGTTATAGATGCTGAAGATATCAGCGATGATGAAAGAATAGAAGCCCTTTTGTGTGGGGCTGCAAAGAAGTTAAAGGCTTCTCGCACTAAAGTCGATAACCTTCTATTCTTGAGTCTGCAATATCTTGTGAAATCGagaccatttttattttgtactgaaCTAACCATTGAAGCATTTAGTAGCTTgttaaagaaagatttaaatgtaaattttaagtcAAAGGGAAACAATTTGATATCTATATTGGCCGCTAACATTTTGATGTTTGCTCACAAAGATGACAGTAATTGGCCTGATGCATTCGTTAAAGCTTATATTGAAGATTCTCTAGGAGAACGTATGTGGGTTGATCATGATTATTGTAAAGGTTTTGTAGATAACATATTAACTGCATTCAAAACGAAATCAATCcctaaaaatatgctaattccTGAAAGGTTGTTCAAACCAGAGGCTTGTCCTAGTCCCCCAAACATTGCTACTGATGATGATGAATCGTGCTCTAGTATAAGCTTAGAGACACAAGAAAGCTTAGAAGGTGTTGCTGTATTTCCCAGGTATGTTTATAGTGAAGAAAGTTTGACTCAGCATGTTCTAGAAGTTGTTGGGGAGCAACTGACTCGTAGGCAGCCATCAGAGGTGTCTCGTAACATGCTACGTTTTTTGGTATCAACGTGCGGTATAAGTGAAATTAGATTATCAGCTGTTCAGAAACTAGAACTCTGGTTGCAGAATCCTAAACTAGCTAAGCCAGCTCAAGATTTACTGTACGCTATCTGTCTGAATTGTAATCAACACAATCAAAATGACGTAGAAGTTATAAGTCAGCTCATAAAAATCCGAATGAAAGCTAAACCTATCATAAACCATTATCTACTATGCATTAAAGAACTTCTTAGTCAGCACGCAGAAAATTTAAGCTCTTTACTCAAACATGCTATTTATAATGAACTGTCTAACTCGAGAAGTCCAAATAATATGCAGTTGCTTTCAATTATCTTTCAGCATTCACCCGACCAAGCTGCTAAAGTGTTGGCTGAGGTATTTTTGGATTTGCTTTGCAACAGAGATGATTATTTGAGAGGCTTGCGAGTGTTATTGCGAGAAATTGTGCGTACCGTGAggcatgattttaatttttatttgttctgtATCGGACTTCTTCAAGAACGTAGAGATCCATCATTTGCCACTTTAGAAATGCCTTTGAAAGAAAGAGTGTTTTTATCGATTGCAGATTTGATTGTTTTAGCTATATTTCTGGGAATTACTCCTTCCGTTAAGGACCAGTTCACTGCCTGCTCTAGAGGAGAAAAGAAAGATTTGAGTGCACTTCGCAACTACCAAATGCATGTTTCTAATATTCAGAGGGAGGCAGTCTGGTGGTTATACTCAGTTGTTCCAAAAATATACAAACCAGGACGTAATGAGTTCCACCAAAGCATTCATAAACTTCTCTTTCGTGAACACATAGAACACTACTTTAACAAAGAGAATTGGCcatcagaaaatgaaaaaatgctcTTGTTTCACATATCATCGGAAGTACCGCTGCTTGAGGATACTTTAATGAGAATACTTATTATTGGTCTGTCACGTGACCACCATCTCTCAGCACCTGAAGCATTAGAACTTGCTGACCAACTTGTGAAAAGGTCTGCAATGACATTCTTTGATGATTTTCCTGTGTTGGAAATGGATAACACCGAATTATACGACTTCATTTTCAATTTGTGTGCTTACCATCATCCGGAAAATATAACGCTTCCTCAAGGCTATCATCCTCCTAATTTAGCAATCTCTGAGCTATATTGGAAAGGTTGGTCaatgttattaataatcatTTGCCACAATCCTAGCACTTTTGGTGAAATGGCTTGGAAAACATGTCCTATGCTTAGGAATCTAATGGAAATGTGCATAACCAACCAATTTGTTTTCCCACCCCCGACAATGGCACTGGGAGAAAAAGCAGATGAAATTCGTAGCCGGGAACTTCAAATGAGCCAAATGGAGAAAGATCAAATTCTTATATTTGAAACTCATTTGGCTGCTGCTTCTACTAAAGTTACTATAACGGAATCAAACAGTCTATTGTTATCTAAATTGATATCAATGGACCCTCACGGACCTGCCAGAAAGCCACCTGTTGTTATCCTAGATCAATTAAAAGGTTTAAATTCCAAACTGAAGCTTGGTGATTTGCTTTGTCGTAGTCGAAATCCTGACTTTTTGCTGGATGTCATTCAGCGACAAGGAACTACTCAATCCATGTCTTGGCTTAGTGAGCTGGTTGAGTCAAGCGCAAGCTCTTTCAATATGTTACCAGTGCAATGCTTGTGCGAGTTCCTGATCAGTGATCATGGAGGTTTGATTGATGTAAACGAAGACATTAACttcatgaaaaagaagaaaaagcaagAGCAGTTGCTTTTTCATCTGCAGAAGTTGCTCCATGATCCTGATAGTGAACCTCAGGACACAGTGGaagttattagttattttatgaaacgGTTGAGCTCTCAGCAGTCTAGTGCCAGGACACTTGCTCTAAAAGGCTTGGAATTACTTTTAACTCAGCCTAATAAGAGTCCTGCTTCTGATGATGAAGATATGGTTCAGAAGAATTTATGTGGTGAATATAATTGGTTGTTAAAGAGTATGCCACTTTTACCTCATTTTGAGGTGATCCGTACtcaaataagcatatttttaagacaAGCATGTCAAATTGAAAATGAACCTTTAGCTATTGCATCCTATGTTGCTTTCTTAGCCATTCATACTCCTGATAATAATTTGCAAGAATTTGGAGATTTAGCATTGGATATGGCTCAGATGATTGTGGAACGGCCTACTATCGTCAATACCATTTTACCTAATGAAAATGTTTGCAGTGAtcaaggaaataattttttggcctctgtttcagaaatatttttcaaatatcttagTGCTGCCAAAATACCTTCAAAGGAAGTATATTGCTGGTCTGAATCACAGGATCAGATACTCATTCAATGGGCCTCGGGTGAATCAGCTACAATGCATATATTAGTTGTTCATGCTATGATAATTGTGCTAACTTATGGTCCACCCTTGACTGGTACCAGATCTTACTTTGATGCCTTGCTTCAAATTTGGTTCccagaaaattttgaacaacCAAAAGCCTTTTTAGTCGATACATCTGAGGAAGCACTTTTGCTCCCTGATTGGCTGAAATTGCGAATGATTCGATCATCAGTTGGTGTCTTAGTAGATGCGGCGTTAAAAGACTTAGATCCTTCCCAGTTGgtactttttattcaatcatTTGGAATCCCTGTTTCTAGCATGAGTAAACTCTTAAAGACTTTGGATTTGGCGGTTGAATTTGACAGCTTTTCTGTTGAGGAAGCTGTGGTGGATAAATCTTATATGTCTCAGCTAGTTGAAGTTCAACATCGAAGAGGAGCATCTGGCGGGGAGAAATTTGCCAAGCTCTTACTCGAGAATGATTCTACTGATATGTCTTATGATTGCGATGCTGTCCCTAATCAAACTCCGGTCATACAGCGTGCTCCTCCTAAGCTCTCGACAGCCATTGATCCGGATTCAATATCTATTTCTCTTGTCAAGCTTTTAGGATTAAATCTATCAAGTGGTGTATTGAGTGCCAAGCAAGAACAAGATTTGTTCAAAGGTTTACAAAAAGCCTTATCTAAAGACATCCTGGATAAAACTTCTGATAATGGTtccataaatgtttttattcttacttGTGAACAAATTCTGCGAAGTGAATCTAAAATGGCTTTTCTACAAGCTCTTCATAAGAAATCATACTATTCTTCTGTGCTCTTTAGATTAGCCACAGCATCACAAGCTAATGTTGATATCAACAAGAACATATTGGCTCAGAAGTTGAAATGGATTTGCCAGCAAATCATTTATATTCTATCTGCTACCAGCTCATCTCTTCTAACAGTTGCTTCCCAATTTTACAATAAGCATAAGCCTCCTGAAACAAAGAAGCCTGCACCATGGAAATTATTTGTGCAGCAATTCGATCCTGACAATAGTGaaagtatttctaaaattgtCCAAGCAGCTGAGACAGATGATTCCTTACGTTTGGAAGAAGTCATGCAGTATTTGGTAAGAAATGCAATCAGTAAGGTTAATACTAAACCTCTTATGACTGCTATGACAAATATCACTATAAAACGATTAACCATGGCTATCAGCCCTAATATTAAGACATTCAATCGTTCCAAGTTTTGTTTCTTTGTCGATTGGCTAGAATGCCTGGAACCCAAAATAGTCAGTTCTTTTCCGAAATCGCAAtgccatttattattttctctcatAAGCAATCAACAAGAAGCAATAACTGTACCTTTTAGACCTTATCTTCTAGCTCTTCTTATTCATCAGTCTAGTTGGGAAACATTGCATTATTACATTTGCACAATTTTGAACTCTGGTGATTTGGACGTTAAGTTTGATCCAACTTCAGTTTTAGACTTCCTGCATGCTTGCATATACATTCCGAAGATATGGCAAGGTCGATATAAGAAGAAACATAAGCGAGGATGTGAAGAAGATATTCTTGCTTTAACAGAGGACCAAATGAAATGTGTTATAGATTATATTTTGGAAGAAGCTGGATCTAAATGTACCGAAACCATATCAGAAGAGACTAATGTTTTGAGTTTAACTTCAAGTGTCAATAATTCAGTTTATGAAAAGAGATTGAAGCTACTAATGAAGTGCTTGGCTCATCGAAGATCACTGATTAATGCTTCTGTTCATCACTTACTCGACGTCATCAAAAATGGGACAATACGAAGCAAATTAGCACACGAGTTGTTGCTTCAAGCATACCACCAAATACCATCCATTCTCATACTGATATCAGATTCTCTTACTTTCTTGTCTGAGGGAGTGCAGGAGTTGAAAAGTAACAGTTGTAAGCTGGATATCATATCTCACAGTTTGCTGTTATCTCTAGCCAGAACAGATTCGAGCAAGCAGTGTCTGCCGAAGATGATACGCATCGAATTCATCTGCAAGAAAATGGCCAGCACTCACCCGTTACTGCTTCTAAGGCAGTTACCCATGATGATTTCTTTGTTACGGGGAAGAGTTCACTTAGAGTACCATCTTTTCCGCTTCCAGAACCATGTTGCCCTTTTCAGCTGTTATCTGAGCATTCTCGAGCTGTTGCCACCTTTctcctttaaaaatgaatacaccTCTGACTTGCACAATATATTGTCTTTGTATATAGAAGTTTTCCAAACATACGGAACACCTAAAGAAATCATGCAACTTCTAAACCGGTTTTTTACCTTCCTGATTCAGTACCTAGGAACAAAGCCTGTCCAAGCGCGGGTATTTATTCAGCAATACAGCGAAATATTGCTGGATTTAGCCTGCCATCACCCAGATCTAATAAACTTTCGAACTATTCTTACAGGGACCTGTATGCACTTTCGTAGTACCCCTGGTACCTCTTCTAGCCCAGAGGATAAGGCCGAACCCTCCATCAATGATTTAATAGCTGGGTTGCAGCTCCAGACGAACTTGTCCCAATCCAACTATCCATCAATTGCTAATCGTTTGTCCCAGGGAAATTCTGATGATATATCCGCTGCTTTGCAAGAATTGGAGAGCATATCCTATAAGAAACCCGGAATCTTGGAGAATGTTGTTGATAATTTAAAGACTTTAATGCAGGACAGCAATGTGCAGTTTCGTATGACTGCTTTCAACCTCGTGATGCGTTACGTCAAACATAATCCGAATCGTggtttattgtttatttcaaattacctGCAATGCTTGGAGAGTGAGCATGTTGACATTGTCTTGACTGCTCTGGAACATTTACCGGAATTTACTGTTTTAGTCCAAGAATATGCTACAGTGCTGTTGCAGAAAACATTCTGCATTGGAATGATGAAGAATATTAATACCGCTTCACAAATTAAAGGAACAATAGCTTATTTTGTGGCACAGAGTGGTTCATAAATTGTACGTTTCATTTATTGTTCTTCATGAATTCATGATGAAACTTCTACGTAATAATTCTTGCTgtaaatttttagttgaattaaaGTATTGCTGTTTTAgttgtgtatttatttatatgttgtcttttttcccttctttttttgaaatgctttaatattcattaatcattcttttaagtaggttaaattaaatttaattgaacttattatttcatttatacttACCCTTGTTCAGGATTTCTACtatcattttgataaatatttgcacTACTTAGATTGCTTTGTATAATATCTTACACGACTTTGTATATTGCAATTCTAAAttcttgtgtttttttttaactactaaaGATGAATGTGAGAACCAATAGCTTAGGTTATAAgggtttaaattataaaaagcacaatttttGACTTATACTCATCTGCAAATCTGTGTTGTAACAAAATTGGCAAAATAATATGACGACTTCATAATTTCTTCTGCgtgtttatatatttcttcGATTTCTACTTGTCACTATTACTTTATTGATTAAAACAGATTAACATTGCATTGAAAAACTTGCCAGTGATAATTTGGCAAATATATTCCAAATATTGCTACAAGCt
This window of the Parasteatoda tepidariorum isolate YZ-2023 chromosome 4, CAS_Ptep_4.0, whole genome shotgun sequence genome carries:
- the LOC139424775 gene encoding integrator complex subunit 1-like, which encodes MEREKKMKRTGNKVKPLHDSDFIALGSKPAARQAEDTKIKSKSSLHSTASSERKTEASTSAASVIPAKKAKLASSASTSHVKRVGSVSKKETIKGDEWESIAVEVEPCDLVNKVIDAEDISDDERIEALLCGAAKKLKASRTKVDNLLFLSLQYLVKSRPFLFCTELTIEAFSSLLKKDLNVNFKSKGNNLISILAANILMFAHKDDSNWPDAFVKAYIEDSLGERMWVDHDYCKGFVDNILTAFKTKSIPKNMLIPERLFKPEACPSPPNIATDDDESCSSISLETQESLEGVAVFPRYVYSEESLTQHVLEVVGEQLTRRQPSEVSRNMLRFLVSTCGISEIRLSAVQKLELWLQNPKLAKPAQDLLYAICLNCNQHNQNDVEVISQLIKIRMKAKPIINHYLLCIKELLSQHAENLSSLLKHAIYNELSNSRSPNNMQLLSIIFQHSPDQAAKVLAEVFLDLLCNRDDYLRGLRVLLREIVRTVRHDFNFYLFCIGLLQERRDPSFATLEMPLKERVFLSIADLIVLAIFLGITPSVKDQFTACSRGEKKDLSALRNYQMHVSNIQREAVWWLYSVVPKIYKPGRNEFHQSIHKLLFREHIEHYFNKENWPSENEKMLLFHISSEVPLLEDTLMRILIIGLSRDHHLSAPEALELADQLVKRSAMTFFDDFPVLEMDNTELYDFIFNLCAYHHPENITLPQGYHPPNLAISELYWKGWSMLLIIICHNPSTFGEMAWKTCPMLRNLMEMCITNQFVFPPPTMALGEKADEIRSRELQMSQMEKDQILIFETHLAAASTKVTITESNSLLLSKLISMDPHGPARKPPVVILDQLKGLNSKLKLGDLLCRSRNPDFLLDVIQRQGTTQSMSWLSELVESSASSFNMLPVQCLCEFLISDHGGLIDVNEDINFMKKKKKQEQLLFHLQKLLHDPDSEPQDTVEVISYFMKRLSSQQSSARTLALKGLELLLTQPNKSPASDDEDMVQKNLCGEYNWLLKSMPLLPHFEVIRTQISIFLRQACQIENEPLAIASYVAFLAIHTPDNNLQEFGDLALDMAQMIVERPTIVNTILPNENVCSDQGNNFLASVSEIFFKYLSAAKIPSKEVYCWSESQDQILIQWASGESATMHILVVHAMIIVLTYGPPLTGTRSYFDALLQIWFPENFEQPKAFLVDTSEEALLLPDWLKLRMIRSSVGVLVDAALKDLDPSQLVLFIQSFGIPVSSMSKLLKTLDLAVEFDSFSVEEAVVDKSYMSQLVEVQHRRGASGGEKFAKLLLENDSTDMSYDCDAVPNQTPVIQRAPPKLSTAIDPDSISISLVKLLGLNLSSGVLSAKQEQDLFKGLQKALSKDILDKTSDNGSINVFILTCEQILRSESKMAFLQALHKKSYYSSVLFRLATASQANVDINKNILAQKLKWICQQIIYILSATSSSLLTVASQFYNKHKPPETKKPAPWKLFVQQFDPDNSESISKIVQAAETDDSLRLEEVMQYLVRNAISKVNTKPLMTAMTNITIKRLTMAISPNIKTFNRSKFCFFVDWLECLEPKIVSSFPKSQCHLLFSLISNQQEAITVPFRPYLLALLIHQSSWETLHYYICTILNSGDLDVKFDPTSVLDFLHACIYIPKIWQGRYKKKHKRGCEEDILALTEDQMKCVIDYILEEAGSKCTETISEETNVLSLTSSVNNSVYEKRLKLLMKCLAHRRSLINASVHHLLDVIKNGTIRSKLAHELLLQAYHQIPSILILISDSLTFLSEGVQELKSNSCKLDIISHSLLLSLARTDSSKQCLPKMIRIEFICKKMASTHPLLLLRQLPMMISLLRGRVHLEYHLFRFQNHVALFSCYLSILELLPPFSFKNEYTSDLHNILSLYIEVFQTYGTPKEIMQLLNRFFTFLIQYLGTKPVQARVFIQQYSEILLDLACHHPDLINFRTILTGTCMHFRSTPGTSSSPEDKAEPSINDLIAGLQLQTNLSQSNYPSIANRLSQGNSDDISAALQELESISYKKPGILENVVDNLKTLMQDSNVQFRMTAFNLVMRYVKHNPNRGLLFISNYLQCLESEHVDIVLTALEHLPEFTVLVQEYATVLLQKTFCIGMMKNINTASQIKGTIAYFVAQSGS